The following coding sequences lie in one Candidatus Cloacimonadota bacterium genomic window:
- a CDS encoding pyruvate carboxylase subunit B: MHKHGILEYSQMRYEADRPKAANPIKIQDLSFRDGHQSLFATRGRTEDLLHVAKLMDQVGYYSMEVWGGATFDTMHRYLGEDPWERIRVLKKHIKNTPFSMLLRGQNLVGYQNYADDVVEAFVQRACDNGIDIFRVFDALNDFRNFQTAVKIIKKNNKHFQGSICYSLTEQRMGGDIYNIEYYTKKAKQLEEMGADTVCIKDMAGLVAPYDAFNLITALKETVKVPVHLHTHFTSGMGDLALFKAIEAGVDIIDTCVGPYAYRTSHPAVEPFVIALLGTNRDTGFDIRLLNKIGKEMEKDIPKYLQFADNTKFNIIDTDVIIHQTPGGMLSNLVNQLRQMDALDRLEDVFKEIPKVRKELGQIPLVTPTSQIVGIQAVNNALFDTKDGEYARITEQVKDLCYGLYGKTTLPIDPEVQKKALKGYPRGEKPITMRPGDVIEPALEQVKKETEGLAKDLDDALIVAIYNLTGKRFLKIKYGHEPLPAEMKATTLEEVKRQEELCRKAKAGLLVEKPVKEPVPKPEGLRQFDVFIDEEHFLVEVSEKGGAPKVVRSAPAAPAQATNPAPQPAAAPVQTPNPAPAAPKADPKPALASADGTPVQAPMPGMFVKYEKQVGDKVQVGETLLVLEAMKMYNNIPCPVAGTVVATPFSSGDTVGKGDTLIVIKPE, from the coding sequence CGTGGCTAAACTGATGGACCAGGTGGGCTATTACTCAATGGAAGTGTGGGGCGGCGCCACTTTCGACACCATGCACCGCTATCTTGGCGAGGACCCCTGGGAACGTATCCGCGTACTGAAAAAACACATCAAGAACACACCCTTTTCCATGCTGCTACGCGGACAGAACCTCGTGGGCTACCAGAACTACGCCGACGACGTGGTGGAAGCCTTTGTCCAGCGTGCCTGCGACAACGGAATAGACATCTTCAGGGTGTTTGACGCCCTCAACGATTTCCGCAATTTCCAGACCGCGGTGAAGATCATCAAAAAGAACAACAAACACTTCCAGGGAAGCATCTGCTACAGCCTCACGGAACAGCGGATGGGCGGCGACATCTACAACATTGAATACTATACCAAAAAAGCCAAACAGCTGGAAGAGATGGGCGCGGACACAGTCTGCATCAAGGACATGGCGGGCCTGGTGGCGCCCTATGATGCTTTCAACCTGATAACAGCGCTGAAAGAAACCGTGAAGGTTCCGGTGCACCTGCACACCCACTTCACCAGCGGCATGGGCGATCTGGCGCTGTTCAAGGCCATCGAGGCCGGAGTCGATATCATCGACACCTGCGTGGGGCCCTACGCCTACCGCACCTCGCACCCGGCCGTGGAACCTTTTGTGATCGCACTGCTGGGCACCAACCGCGACACCGGCTTCGACATCCGCCTGCTTAACAAGATCGGCAAGGAAATGGAAAAGGACATCCCCAAATACCTCCAGTTCGCCGACAACACCAAATTCAACATCATCGACACCGACGTGATAATTCACCAAACCCCGGGCGGAATGCTCTCCAACCTGGTGAACCAACTGCGCCAGATGGACGCTTTGGACAGGCTGGAAGATGTTTTCAAAGAGATTCCCAAAGTGCGCAAAGAACTGGGCCAAATCCCTCTGGTGACTCCAACCAGCCAGATAGTGGGCATCCAGGCCGTGAACAACGCTCTCTTTGACACCAAGGACGGCGAATACGCCCGCATCACCGAACAGGTGAAGGACCTCTGCTACGGCCTTTACGGCAAGACCACCCTGCCCATCGATCCCGAAGTGCAGAAAAAAGCGCTGAAGGGTTACCCGCGGGGCGAAAAGCCCATCACCATGCGCCCCGGCGACGTGATCGAACCCGCCCTGGAGCAGGTGAAGAAGGAAACCGAAGGCCTGGCCAAGGATTTGGACGACGCCCTCATTGTGGCTATCTACAACCTCACCGGAAAGAGATTCCTGAAGATAAAATACGGCCACGAACCACTGCCGGCCGAGATGAAAGCCACCACCCTGGAAGAGGTGAAACGTCAGGAAGAGCTTTGCAGGAAGGCCAAAGCCGGCCTGTTGGTGGAAAAGCCGGTCAAAGAGCCGGTTCCCAAACCCGAAGGCCTGCGCCAGTTTGACGTTTTCATCGACGAAGAACACTTTCTGGTGGAGGTTTCCGAAAAGGGCGGCGCGCCCAAAGTGGTCCGTTCCGCTCCAGCCGCACCGGCTCAGGCAACAAATCCAGCCCCCCAGCCGGCCGCCGCTCCGGTTCAGACGCCGAACCCCGCTCCGGCAGCGCCCAAGGCCGATCCCAAGCCAGCTCTGGCCTCTGCCGACGGCACCCCGGTCCAGGCCCCCATGCCCGGAATGTTCGTGAAATATGAAAAGCAGGTGGGCGACAAGGTCCAGGTCGGCGAAACCCTGCTGGTGCTGGAAGCGATGAAGATGTACAACAACATCCCCTGCCCCGTGGCGGGAACTGTTGTGGCAACGCCTTTCTCCTCCGGCGACACGGTTGGCAAAGGCGACACCCTGATCGTTATCAAACCAGAATAA